CGCACCGCCGGAGTTCCGGCCCTTCATGGCTGCCTTGCGCTTGCCGTTGGAGATGCGGCGGGAGGTGTTCCGGGACTCAAGGTTGCAGCTGGTTCACCTCGTTGCGGGCCATGGCGATTCCCGCGTCCGTGGTGAGGTCGAGGAACCCGGTGACGGAGACGACGAACACGCCGTGCCGTTCAACGAGGTCGATCAGGTCTTCGAGGTCGCGGGGGTCGCGCATGCCTCGGTCGATGTTGGACACGGCGAGCGCGTTGCCCTCACCCCTGCGCAAGTCGGCGATGATCGAGTCCCACTTGGGGCGGACCACCCGGTAGACGAAGGTGCCGTCGGGGAGGCGGATGCGCTTCTTCTTGAAGGCGGAAGTGTCGTTCTCCAGCTCCTCGCGCCGGACCCGGCCGCCGATGCCCGTGACCTCCTCGCGCAGGTCCACCATCTGGTTCTCGACCTGCTCGCCCGTACCCTCGGAGTCCTCGGACTCTCGGGCGTA
The window above is part of the Kitasatospora sp. NA04385 genome. Proteins encoded here:
- a CDS encoding recombinase family protein — protein: MATYSPRRFAGRTELDIDPDQLVWILYARESEDSEGTGEQVENQMVDLREEVTGIGGRVRREELENDTSAFKKKRIRLPDGTFVYRVVRPKWDSIIADLRRGEGNALAVSNIDRGMRDPRDLEDLIDLVERHGVFVVSVTGFLDLTTDAGIAMARNEVNQLQP